Part of the Wolbachia endosymbiont (group B) of Eucosma cana genome, AGTGTGGCGTAATCTTCTTCAGAGTCACGCAACTCTATTTTTAGACTTTCTTCTATATCCTTTATAAGGGTCCTTGCCGACATTTCAAACTTACTTTGAGATAATTCAGTAATGGTGTATTCTGAATTTACCTCATTCCCGTTATCAATGTTTGGTATTAATTCTTCTATAAGATCAGTCATTGAAATTAAACCATCAGTTCCACCATGTTCATCCAACACAATAGCTAAATATAATTTAGAAGATTTCATCATAACAAAAAGATCTGTTGTTTTCATCGAAGCTGGAACAAACAGTATATTTTGTTTAATATCTTCCAGGTTAAAATTTTTATTCCTATTGAAAATAACATCTTTTACGTAAAAAAAGCCTGTTACGTTGTCAAAGTCATTTATATAAATTGGTATTTTAGTGTAGCAAGTGTTTTTCACCTTCTTTATTAACTCATCCTTACTTGATTTAATGTCTACTGAGCATATTTCCTTACGTGGAGTCATTATATCCATGATACTACAATCACGGAATTTTAATAGACTAT contains:
- a CDS encoding transporter associated domain-containing protein; translation: MNKKRTLVEKIVYRTFLFLFNKTSVLKKCATEALMGDLSDLDILNSLLKFRDCSIMDIMTPRKEICSVDIKSSKDELIKKVKNTCYTKIPIYINDFDNVTGFFYVKDVIFNRNKNFNLEDIKQNILFVPASMKTTDLFVMMKSSKLYLAIVLDEHGGTDGLISMTDLIEELIPNIDNGNEVNSEYTITELSQSKFEMSARTLIKDIEESLKIELRDSEEDYATLSGLILSIAGKIPSVDEVISYKNGIKFIIKDANERYINKIILDLSDYKN